One Plasmodium berghei ANKA genome assembly, chromosome: 13 genomic region harbors:
- a CDS encoding golgi apparatus membrane protein TVP23, putative, which translates to MNRNNVYENEQNESTSVNDPVSRDNNMNINMSYDFNANSLIKNDLNDYFNTFMQKTKHPYVCLTHIFFKLLSVILYFIGPFIFQNEKSKENDFIITFAITLFLVSLDFYLVKNITGRFLVKMIWWIDANPDYSNKIVFQSSEENTLSNMDKNIFWYALYAYFFIWLMQTVQMLMSLQFRWFLLCFICLFLSFYNLFNFWQCSKEQRKMVANVMSNVNLNYIYNKIFYNM; encoded by the exons ATGAATAGAAACAATgtatatgaaaatgaacaaaatgaaaGTACCAGTGTTAATGATCCAGTATCAAGAGATAACAATATGAACATTAATATGTCTTATGATTTTAATGCTAATtcattaattaaaaatgacttaaatgattattttaatacatttatGCAAAAAACGAAACACCCATATGTGTGTTTAacccatattttttttaaactcCTATCTGTAAtatt ATATTTCATTGGACCCTTCATAtttcaaaatgaaaagTCTAAGGAAAATGATTTCATTATAACATTCGCAATAACTCTTTTTTTAGTATCGTTggatttttatttggttaaaaatattactgGAAG gtTTTTAGTAAAAATGATATGGTGGATCGATGCCAACCCTGATTATTCTAACAAAATAGTTTTTCAATCTTCCGAAGAGAACACATTAAGCAATATggacaaaaatattttttggtatgcattatatgcatatttttttatatggcTTATGCAAACAGTACAAATGTTAATGTCCTTACAATTTCGTtggtttttattatgttttatatgcttatttttatccttttataatttatttaatttttggcAATGTTCAAAAGAACAACGAAAAATGGTTGCAAATGTTATGAGCAAcgttaatttaaattatatatataataaaatattttataatatgtaa
- a CDS encoding DNA-directed RNA polymerase III subunit RPC5, putative produces MKDDLKELSKYEYTTESGRDSQTSNSDDEIEEEIDIYLNNVNENHINNINTYLIQYPLRPKYRPYNFTNNIQKIYKCKNYNKLKNIKNNFSTDEDTYIFEYKLHENIKDDVIHESNTTYKDEQIDKNISRLISTSVVCEYITNCICVFQYNEIKKKKEIYMIPLKHIYQFKPCYDNIKFNLNHNYKNSTLEEEGAKGEIDTDSELKKEQKMIRNEVGVKNEISNSPKAEDNNNNKERSDNINNLVDENWVSIGNIFEPDSCEAHEIISLFTNLKVNKNMVLQSNNNFDEDSVNMKRDDENMNDVEEIEFNSDGYLYINQVCKYTNDNWKNSLCKNDNNKEHKNKDIHGKNSGNNYKNAEDIYANLNMIHLFSLTLDEQILKIMRMKNVQSFNEIEKIIKKSVNKDLLINALKMYCVNILGLWVIKSKYLYKFLKCKDEENKNDPEKKLKSFSYVDYKISVRNLLLVIIFKQVEPLLLKYINDKKEKNDSIGIQSFGIEQKNSISGNNLNKKINSSMPIIMENFEKATNLPNSALSEIFIPLCEYKYTGYFFKHKMDENFVDSNTELCLFFNEKWKNKMVKVAKIIQTHKNSKIVINDYKLDIRTIEKTITDLLYNSCLFFDDIYNKVKKELKNTNIDLQTFERALNNIAININNIWLLRIDKQSEFNKCRNAVISIYQNNHNSVLSKNEIIQHTEKIIKSPLTIPDIYFRNILKEFCVHKNGKYLFKGNDQLKDGGTDI; encoded by the coding sequence ATGAAGGACGATTTAAAGGAATTAAGCAAGTATGAATATACAACAGAATCGGGTAGAGATTCGCAAACGTCGAATTCAGATGACGAAATAGAAGAAGAgatagatatatatttaaataatgttaATGAAAACcatataaacaatattaatacatatCTGATACAATATCCATTGCGCCCTAAATATAGGccatataattttacaaataatattcaaaagatatataaatgtaaaaattataataaattaaaaaatataaaaaataatttcagTACAGATGAagatacatatatatttgaatataaaCTACacgaaaatataaaagatgaTGTTATTCATGAATCGAATACAACATATAAAGATGAGcaaattgataaaaatataagtagGTTAATAAGCACTAGTGTTGTGTGTGAATATATTACTAATTGTATATGCGTATTTCAATATaacgaaataaaaaaaaaaaaagaaatatatatgataccattaaaacatatttacCAATTTAAACCATGctatgataatataaaatttaatttgaatcataattacaaaaattCAACTCTTGAAGAAGAAGGTGCTAAAGGAGAAATTGATACGGATTCTGAATTGAAGaaagaacaaaaaatgataagGAATGAAGTAGGAGTGAAAAACGAAATAAGTAATTCCCCCAAAGCagaagataataataataataaagaaagaagtgataatataaataatttagtaGATGAAAATTGGGTTAGCattggaaatatatttgaacCAGATTCATGTGAAGCTCATGAAATTATATCGTTGTTTACAAATTTGAaggtaaataaaaatatggtTTTACAGTCAAATAACAATTTTGATGAGGATAGTGTGAATATGAAAAGagatgatgaaaatatgaatgaTGTTGAGGAAATAGAATTTAATAGTGAtggatatttatatataaatcaaGTATGTAAATATACCAATGATAATTGGAAAAATTCGTTATGCAAAAATgacaataataaagaacataaaaataaagatattcatggaaaaaatagtggtaataattataagaaTGCAGAAGACATATATgcaaatttaaatatgatacatttattttctttaactTTAGATgaacaaatattaaaaataatgagaatgaaaaatgttcaaagttttaatgaaattgaaaaaattattaaaaaaagtgttAATAAAGATCTACTAATAAATGCACTAAAAATGTATtgtgttaatatattaggATTATGGGTAATTAAATCAaagtatttatataaatttttaaaatgtaaagatgaggaaaacaaaaatgatccagaaaaaaaattaaaaagttttTCTTATGTAgattataaaattagtGTGCGAAATTTATTActagtaataatatttaagcAAGTTGAGCCActtttgttaaaatatataaatgataaaaaggaaaagaaTGATTCTATAGGGATACAAAGTTTTGGTAttgaacaaaaaaatagtataagtggtaataatttgaataaaaaGATAAACTCATCAATGCCTATAATAATggaaaattttgaaaaagcAACAAACTTGCCAAATAGTGCACTTTCCGAAATATTCATTCCTTTGtgtgaatataaatatactggatatttttttaaacataaaatgGATGAAAATTTTGTAGACAGCAATACTGAATtatgcttattttttaatgaaaaatggaaaaataaaatggtaAAAGTTgcaaaaattattcaaacacataaaaatagtaaaattgttattaatGATTATAAATTAGATATTAGAACTATAGAAAAAACTATTACagatttattatataatagctgcttattttttgatgatatatataataaagtaaaaaaGGAACTCAAAAATACAAACATTGATCTACAAACTTTTGAACGAgctttaaataatattgcaattaatataaataatatatggcTTTTGCGTATAGATAAACAGAGTGAATTTAACAAATGTAGAAATGCAGTTATTAgtatttatcaaaataatcaTAATTCGGTTTTGTccaaaaatgaaattattcAGCATacagaaaaaattataaaatccCCTCTAACCATTCcggatatatattttagaaatattttaaaggAGTTTTGTgttcataaaaatggaaaatatttatttaaggGAAATGATCAATTGAAGGATGGGGGTACTGATATTTAG
- a CDS encoding exonuclease V, mitochondrial, putative has translation MLTTYNVIWKKEEESAKFEKRNKGINTCEIKDKKETESYVSDYEELINDIEDLIEEQQINETEKLYKESKAPNEKFNKKNKLSITDLSAQLWCEQQLELVLTTGKRKETEAMKLGIKRHEVLEKEDHIIIDVEVNTREESLGYRLLNTITLLGQLYECKKVREIWVFGIVRNYVLRGIIDELRIEYDRVSKREYLIISDTKTRKEKKEPSLAQKKTSAIQVQTYCLLLQHLKCGKTDYQKLFEIYECDPNFEFTDPNLVKYKNLTNLAKEVNKLFLKLPKIKEEMEIVYEHQGVEFSRNHIPYFYDSTLYTINILLDYWDGKRSSDVVEDSDKWKCKFCDFVKNCVRCPLES, from the coding sequence atgctGACTACATATAATGTAATTTGGaaaaaagaagaagaaaGTGCCAAATTCgaaaaaaggaataaaGGGATAAATACTTgtgaaataaaagataaaaaagaaacagAAAGTTATGTATCTGATTATGaagaattaataaatgatatagaAGATTTAATAGAAGAACaacaaattaatgaaactgaaaaattatataaagaatCTAAAGCCCctaatgaaaaatttaataaaaaaaataaattaagtATAACTGATTTATCTGCTCAATTATGGTGTGAGCAACAATTAGAATTAGTTTTAACAACAGgtaaaagaaaagaaactGAAGCTATGAAGTTAGGTATAAAAAGACATGAAGTATTAGAAAAAGAAgatcatataattatagaTGTTGAAGTAAATACAAGAGAAGAATCATTAGGCTATCGTTTGTTAAATACTATTACACTTTTAGGGCAATTATATGAATGCAAAAAAGTAAGAGAAATATGGGTATTTGGTATAGTTCGAAATTATGTACTTAGAGGGATTATTGATGAACTTCGAATTGAATATGATAGGGTTTCTAAAAgagaatatttaataatatccGATACAAAAACacgaaaagaaaaaaaagaaccAAGTCTagcacaaaaaaaaacttcaGCCATACAAGTGCAAACATATTGTTTACTATTGCAGCATTTAAAATGTGGAAAAACTGattatcaaaaattatTCGAAATTTATGAATGCGATCCAAATTTTGAATTCACTGATCCAAATTTAGTCAAATATAAgaatttaacaaatttagCTAAAGaagttaataaattatttttaaaattaccaaaaattaaagaagaAATGGAAATTGTTTATGAGCATCAAGGTGTTGAATTTTCAAGAAATCACATcccttatttttatgattcaacattatatacaattaaTATTCTTTTAGATTATTGGGATGGTAAACGATCTTCTGATGTCGTAGAAGATTCTGATAAATGGAAATGTAAATTTTGTGATTTTGTCAAAAATTGTGTTCGATGCCCATTAGAAAGTTAA